A genomic segment from Mycobacteriales bacterium encodes:
- a CDS encoding CocE/NonD family hydrolase has translation MTPHRRKSLPAGRSFAAAVALLASLIVGVGAASASPHAGAGPLSVTGSVNEVFATGVAPGATAELTDSAGKVVAKQAADSLGGVIFYKVKAASGYRVVAGGKTSKPVTVHTKRSAPWDPSVYNQSIPDSGYGYLTTRDGTKLAIDVHPPTSPAGLGLPDITLPSGLPDYAPPYPTLIEYSGYGYANPSGPENGIAVIANLMGFAVVDVNMRGTGCSGGAFNFFEALQSLDGYDVIQTIARQPWVKGHKVGMMGISYGGISQLFTASTRPPALEAIAPMSVIDATATTLEPGGILNTGFAVAWAEERQQNAEPATGPTKGQGWAYKRIQSGDQTCKSDQVLHGEAENLLDVIRANTHYHPAFADSLDPDTFVHKIDVPTYMDCQFEDEQTGGHCMALAEHFTGTKHKWFTFTNGVHFDSLDPYQLDRMYDFLEIYVAHQPPLLNAAVINAAAPLVYQMGAGFPSSDLVTLPADPIQLQPTYAGALAAFQKLPEIRVLFDNGAGPDPLGQVTPGNPYPAFEKSFAKFPIPGTVAKRWFLGPGGTLTDHAATSSHVDIYTSNPHALPMTDFGPNTGGGGLWGDASQWSWSWKQNPKGTAVSYVTAPLTTDTTVIGAGAIHLWVKSSTPDVDLQATVSEIDPGGHEVFVQNGWMRASERKLATGKHTIFGRPSTLLQPVPSFKQSDSAPMPKGKFVEVVIPLYYEGHVYRAGTRIRITIAAPNGTQPIWAFKETRPAKGTSQVSIAFSKTRPSSLYLPVVPGVSAPTGIPACGSLRNEPCRAYVPTANQR, from the coding sequence ATGACGCCACACCGCCGTAAGTCCCTGCCCGCCGGACGCAGCTTCGCGGCGGCCGTCGCGTTGCTGGCGAGCCTGATCGTCGGCGTCGGCGCCGCGTCCGCCAGCCCGCACGCCGGGGCGGGGCCGCTGTCGGTGACGGGCAGCGTCAACGAGGTCTTCGCGACCGGCGTCGCGCCGGGCGCGACCGCCGAGCTGACCGACTCGGCCGGCAAGGTCGTGGCGAAGCAGGCCGCGGACTCCCTCGGCGGCGTCATCTTCTACAAGGTCAAGGCGGCCAGCGGCTACCGCGTCGTCGCCGGCGGGAAGACCAGCAAGCCGGTGACCGTGCACACCAAGCGGTCGGCGCCGTGGGACCCGTCGGTCTACAACCAGTCGATCCCCGACTCCGGGTACGGCTACCTCACGACGCGTGACGGCACGAAGCTCGCGATCGACGTCCACCCGCCGACCAGCCCGGCCGGCCTTGGCCTGCCCGACATCACCTTGCCGAGCGGGCTGCCCGACTACGCCCCGCCGTACCCGACGCTGATCGAGTACTCCGGCTACGGCTACGCCAACCCGTCAGGCCCGGAGAACGGGATCGCGGTCATCGCCAACCTCATGGGGTTCGCGGTCGTGGACGTGAACATGCGCGGCACCGGATGCTCGGGCGGCGCGTTCAACTTCTTCGAGGCGCTGCAATCCCTCGACGGCTACGACGTGATCCAGACCATCGCCCGCCAGCCGTGGGTCAAGGGCCACAAGGTCGGCATGATGGGCATCTCCTACGGCGGCATCAGCCAGCTGTTCACCGCCTCGACCCGCCCGCCTGCCCTCGAGGCGATCGCGCCGATGTCGGTGATCGACGCGACGGCCACGACGCTCGAGCCGGGCGGCATCCTCAACACCGGCTTCGCGGTCGCTTGGGCGGAGGAGCGTCAGCAGAACGCCGAGCCCGCCACCGGACCGACCAAGGGCCAGGGATGGGCGTACAAGCGGATCCAGTCGGGAGACCAGACCTGCAAGAGCGACCAGGTCCTGCACGGTGAGGCCGAGAACCTGCTCGACGTCATCCGGGCGAACACCCACTACCACCCGGCGTTCGCCGACTCCCTCGACCCGGACACGTTCGTCCACAAGATCGACGTGCCGACCTACATGGACTGCCAGTTCGAAGACGAGCAGACCGGCGGCCACTGCATGGCCCTCGCTGAGCACTTCACCGGGACCAAGCACAAGTGGTTCACGTTCACCAACGGGGTGCACTTCGACTCACTCGACCCGTACCAGCTCGACCGCATGTACGACTTCCTGGAGATCTACGTCGCCCACCAGCCGCCGCTGCTCAACGCGGCGGTGATCAACGCGGCAGCGCCGCTGGTCTACCAGATGGGCGCGGGCTTCCCGTCGAGCGATCTGGTCACCTTGCCGGCCGACCCGATCCAGCTCCAGCCGACGTACGCCGGCGCGCTTGCGGCGTTCCAGAAGCTCCCGGAGATCCGGGTGTTGTTCGACAACGGCGCCGGACCCGACCCGCTCGGCCAGGTCACCCCGGGCAACCCGTACCCGGCGTTCGAGAAGTCCTTCGCCAAGTTCCCGATCCCCGGCACCGTCGCGAAGCGGTGGTTCCTCGGCCCGGGCGGGACGCTGACCGACCACGCCGCCACGTCGTCCCACGTGGACATTTACACCTCGAACCCGCACGCGCTGCCCATGACCGACTTCGGGCCGAACACCGGCGGCGGCGGGCTGTGGGGCGACGCCTCGCAGTGGTCGTGGAGCTGGAAGCAGAACCCGAAGGGGACCGCGGTCTCCTACGTCACAGCTCCCCTGACCACCGACACGACCGTGATCGGCGCAGGCGCCATCCACCTGTGGGTGAAGTCGTCGACCCCCGACGTCGATCTGCAGGCGACCGTGAGCGAGATCGACCCGGGCGGTCACGAGGTGTTCGTGCAGAACGGCTGGATGCGGGCCAGCGAGCGCAAGCTCGCCACCGGCAAGCACACCATCTTCGGCAGGCCCAGCACGCTGCTTCAGCCGGTGCCCAGCTTCAAGCAGTCGGACTCCGCCCCCATGCCGAAGGGCAAGTTCGTCGAGGTCGTGATCCCGCTCTACTACGAAGGCCACGTCTACCGGGCCGGCACCCGGATCCGGATCACCATCGCCGCGCCGAACGGCACGCAGCCGATCTGGGCGTTCAAGGAGACCAGGCCGGCGAAGGGCACCAGCCAGGTGTCGATCGCGTTCTCCAAGACCCGCCCGTCGAGCCTCTACCTGCCGGTGGTCCCCGGGGTGTCCGCCCCGACCGGGATCCCGGCGTGCGGGAGCCTTCGCAACGAGCCCTGCCGCGCGTACGTCCCCACCGCGAACCAGCGCTGA
- a CDS encoding SDR family NAD(P)-dependent oxidoreductase produces MTGASRGIGAEVARQAAAKGARVGLLARNADELGELAAAFPTQSLVVPVDVTDAADLVAALRRVRTELGPIDVLVNNAGIGAYSPFVDGGADDLAKLWPINVQAVANAMAEVLPDMQARGSGVIVNMTSIAGRIGAPGEAAYCASKFAVIGLSETVRAEVAPYGVKICLINPGPVATAFGEARGHPYDRSFPKPVSAAHVAKRTIRSIERGTPEIFIPRWLRPSLIFKNLAPPLFDLGVRPEAKRMLAKWKSTH; encoded by the coding sequence GTGACGGGCGCTTCGCGCGGCATCGGCGCCGAAGTCGCCCGTCAGGCGGCCGCCAAGGGCGCTCGGGTCGGACTGCTCGCCCGTAACGCCGACGAGCTCGGTGAGCTCGCCGCCGCGTTCCCCACTCAGTCACTGGTCGTGCCCGTCGACGTGACGGACGCGGCCGACCTGGTTGCCGCGTTGCGCCGGGTCCGGACCGAGCTCGGACCGATCGACGTACTCGTCAACAACGCCGGTATCGGCGCCTACTCGCCGTTCGTCGACGGTGGCGCCGACGACCTGGCGAAGCTGTGGCCGATCAACGTGCAGGCCGTCGCTAACGCGATGGCGGAGGTCCTGCCGGACATGCAGGCTCGGGGCAGCGGGGTGATCGTGAACATGACCTCGATCGCCGGTCGGATCGGTGCCCCGGGCGAGGCGGCGTACTGCGCGAGCAAGTTCGCCGTCATCGGGCTCAGCGAGACCGTGCGCGCTGAGGTGGCGCCGTACGGCGTGAAGATCTGCCTGATCAACCCGGGGCCGGTCGCCACCGCGTTCGGCGAGGCGCGCGGCCACCCTTACGACCGCAGCTTCCCCAAACCGGTGTCGGCGGCGCACGTCGCCAAACGCACGATCCGCTCGATCGAGCGAGGGACGCCGGAGATCTTCATCCCGCGCTGGCTGCGCCCGTCGCTGATCTTCAAAAACCTCGCGCCGCCGCTGTTCGACCTCGGCGTCCGCCCGGAGGCGAAGCGCATGCTCGCCAAATGGAAGTCGACGCACTAG
- a CDS encoding CocE/NonD family hydrolase has product MAALAAAAPAVSAAGAAPAGAPAVLTAPTSLVNLTPTLPQDVVTASTAANSKWRPEHATYGTASRNDIPVKGAGGTIIRVNEIYPTTKDGQPAKGKFPVVLTMTPYGKGSGGSSKPGSAQNPGGGSVTGGADDYLVERGYINVVEDVRGTGDSGGEWDPFEPIQQQDAIHVLHWAAHLPNSDGRVGTYGPSYLGIDQALLAGTVGKHSPLKAIFPVVTANDAYRDTIFMGGLLDSEFSTAYLGLTGALNTVSPVEDAVTDTQTLKDLLSETTDHAGGLASYDAGFTLSLLAGGEQAYDETYWKQRAPQELLKRIVANHIPAFLVGGEFDIFQHGEPINYAELQNAWAGRSVTAPMKPGQHTTGRYQLIDGPWEHLNGSSVGLDYLELEWFDTWLKHEHTGMARTKTPLHYYDLGTGKFDETTTYPFSGAKATKLYLGGGGSLSVTRPAAGDASIAWTPAGSPCGRPVDQWSMGALSIPSHIAGLEAPCADDDSLSKLGPGQMSFDTAPFSSAEAIAGPITATVYATANTANTEWVAQIDDVTPSGLSYPLTEGALLGSLRKVDRRRSWTSNGMTVLPYHPYTEASASPVVPGQLTKYQIEIFPTLATIGKGDRLRVTLSSSDVPHLLPIPSDLAQMVGGVYSIKLGGATPSSLEVEFRKP; this is encoded by the coding sequence GTGGCTGCGCTGGCCGCCGCCGCACCGGCGGTGTCTGCGGCCGGAGCGGCTCCGGCCGGGGCGCCGGCGGTTCTGACGGCGCCGACGAGCCTGGTGAACCTCACGCCGACGCTGCCGCAGGACGTCGTCACGGCCAGCACCGCGGCGAACAGCAAGTGGCGCCCGGAGCATGCGACCTACGGCACCGCCTCGCGCAACGACATCCCGGTCAAGGGCGCGGGCGGCACGATCATCCGGGTCAACGAGATCTACCCGACGACGAAGGACGGCCAGCCCGCGAAGGGCAAGTTCCCGGTCGTGTTGACGATGACGCCGTACGGGAAGGGCAGCGGCGGGTCGAGCAAGCCGGGCTCGGCGCAGAACCCCGGCGGGGGAAGTGTGACCGGCGGCGCGGACGACTACCTCGTGGAGCGCGGCTACATCAACGTCGTGGAGGACGTCCGGGGCACCGGCGACTCGGGCGGCGAGTGGGATCCGTTCGAGCCGATCCAGCAGCAGGACGCGATCCATGTCCTGCACTGGGCCGCCCATCTGCCCAACTCCGACGGCCGGGTCGGGACCTACGGGCCGTCCTATCTCGGCATCGACCAGGCGTTGCTCGCCGGCACCGTGGGGAAGCACTCGCCACTGAAGGCGATCTTCCCGGTGGTGACCGCCAACGACGCCTACCGGGACACGATCTTCATGGGCGGACTGCTCGACTCGGAGTTCAGTACGGCGTACCTGGGGCTGACCGGCGCCCTCAACACGGTGAGCCCGGTCGAGGACGCCGTCACCGACACGCAGACGCTCAAGGACCTGCTGAGCGAGACCACGGATCACGCCGGGGGTCTCGCGAGCTACGACGCCGGCTTCACCTTGTCCCTGCTCGCCGGCGGCGAGCAGGCCTACGACGAGACGTACTGGAAGCAGCGGGCGCCGCAGGAGCTGCTGAAGCGGATCGTCGCGAACCACATTCCGGCGTTCCTGGTCGGCGGCGAGTTCGACATCTTCCAGCACGGCGAGCCGATCAACTACGCCGAGCTGCAGAACGCGTGGGCCGGGCGCAGCGTGACCGCGCCGATGAAGCCGGGTCAGCACACGACCGGGCGCTACCAGCTGATCGACGGGCCGTGGGAGCACCTCAACGGGTCCAGCGTCGGGCTGGACTACCTCGAGCTCGAATGGTTCGACACCTGGCTCAAGCACGAGCACACCGGCATGGCCCGGACGAAGACGCCGCTGCACTACTACGACCTGGGCACCGGAAAGTTCGACGAGACGACGACGTACCCGTTCAGCGGCGCGAAGGCCACCAAGCTCTACCTCGGTGGTGGCGGCTCGTTGTCGGTGACCCGACCCGCCGCCGGCGACGCCTCGATCGCGTGGACGCCCGCGGGAAGCCCGTGCGGCCGGCCGGTCGACCAATGGTCGATGGGGGCGCTGTCCATCCCGTCGCACATCGCCGGGTTGGAGGCGCCATGCGCCGACGACGACTCGTTGTCGAAGCTCGGGCCGGGCCAGATGAGCTTCGACACGGCGCCGTTCAGCTCTGCGGAGGCGATCGCCGGCCCCATCACCGCGACCGTCTATGCGACCGCCAACACCGCCAACACGGAGTGGGTGGCGCAGATCGACGACGTGACACCGAGCGGCCTGTCCTACCCGCTCACCGAAGGCGCCCTGCTCGGTTCGTTGCGCAAGGTCGATCGCAGGCGCTCGTGGACGTCGAACGGCATGACCGTGTTGCCTTACCACCCGTACACGGAGGCGTCCGCCAGTCCGGTCGTGCCCGGGCAGCTGACGAAGTACCAGATCGAGATCTTCCCGACGCTCGCCACGATCGGCAAAGGCGACCGGCTGCGGGTGACGCTGTCGTCCTCCGACGTACCGCACCTGTTGCCGATCCCGTCGGACCTCGCGCAGATGGTCGGCGGCGTGTATTCGATCAAGCTCGGCGGCGCGACGCCGTCGTCGCTGGAGGTCGAGTTCCGCAAGCCGTGA
- a CDS encoding lipase family protein, translating into MHTRVFRVMPVVVTLALAVAAPVAVSGATAASAAGGLLPPAHDPFYRYTGRTPLAQVPHGTALAERAVTLGLLTDATPLPAEQILYRTTDAVGKPALSVTTVVLPATGTVAPKVAAYLSFYDALTSRCDPSYTLRGGDAGSLNESTAEIEQALVESLRASGDIVTIPDFEDERVDYVAGTESGQSTLDGITATLSVLGLGDATPVGLMGYSGGSIAADWASELAPSYAPHLNLVGTAMGGIPVDLAHNLTYINGSPSWSDVMPASMIGITRSFHIDFAKYLSRYGKKIVAAESHECIGQFQGAYPNLTVAQFVKKRYRDVFRIPIFRRTLNKLIMGSVPGHPQEPMLMVAGNSDGTGDGVMVERDEQQLAYEYCHQGVPVEFEQLSKLDHDDAGVAFFPQGIAYLQSRFVGAPVESNCSAIQRGNSLAPLE; encoded by the coding sequence ATGCATACGCGCGTCTTCCGGGTGATGCCCGTGGTCGTGACGCTCGCGCTCGCGGTGGCGGCGCCGGTCGCCGTCAGCGGCGCGACCGCGGCGTCGGCGGCGGGCGGTCTGCTGCCGCCCGCGCACGACCCGTTCTACCGCTACACGGGGCGGACGCCGCTCGCGCAGGTGCCGCACGGCACCGCCCTGGCCGAGCGTGCGGTGACCCTCGGCCTGCTCACGGATGCGACCCCGCTGCCCGCCGAGCAGATCCTCTACCGGACCACCGACGCGGTCGGCAAGCCCGCGTTGAGCGTCACGACGGTAGTCCTGCCGGCCACCGGCACCGTGGCGCCGAAGGTCGCCGCCTACCTGAGCTTCTACGACGCGCTGACCTCGCGATGTGACCCGTCGTACACGCTGCGCGGCGGGGACGCCGGGTCGCTCAACGAGTCCACCGCAGAGATCGAGCAGGCGCTCGTCGAGTCCCTGCGGGCATCCGGCGACATCGTGACCATCCCCGACTTCGAGGACGAGCGCGTCGACTACGTCGCGGGGACCGAGTCCGGGCAGAGCACGCTCGACGGCATCACCGCGACGCTGTCGGTGCTCGGTCTCGGCGACGCAACCCCGGTCGGGCTCATGGGCTACTCGGGCGGTTCGATCGCTGCGGACTGGGCCTCAGAGCTCGCGCCGAGCTATGCGCCGCACCTGAACCTCGTCGGCACGGCGATGGGTGGCATCCCGGTCGACCTCGCGCACAACCTGACCTACATCAACGGCTCGCCGTCCTGGTCGGACGTCATGCCGGCCTCGATGATCGGGATCACCCGGTCGTTCCACATCGACTTCGCGAAGTACCTGTCCCGCTACGGCAAGAAGATCGTCGCGGCGGAGTCCCACGAGTGCATCGGGCAGTTCCAGGGCGCGTACCCGAACCTGACCGTCGCGCAGTTCGTGAAGAAGCGGTACCGGGACGTCTTCCGGATCCCGATCTTCCGGCGGACCCTCAACAAGCTGATCATGGGCTCGGTGCCCGGGCACCCGCAGGAGCCGATGCTGATGGTGGCCGGGAACTCCGACGGCACGGGGGACGGCGTGATGGTGGAACGCGACGAGCAGCAGCTCGCGTACGAGTACTGCCATCAAGGAGTGCCGGTGGAGTTCGAGCAGCTCTCGAAGCTCGACCACGATGACGCCGGGGTCGCGTTCTTCCCGCAGGGCATCGCCTATCTGCAGAGCCGCTTCGTCGGCGCGCCGGTCGAGAGCAACTGCAGCGCGATCCAGCGCGGCAACTCGCTGGCGCCCCTGGAATAG
- a CDS encoding helix-turn-helix domain-containing protein, with protein MTGKSRREEYAAQTRAAVIAAAVELFADKGYAATTMDAVAAQARVAKGGVYHHFANKAELFEATFIAMEERLLGRVMTVIESTPDTEQMVVAGIDTFLTECFQPQFRRIVLEEAPAALGWQRFKEIDESFFLGLMKGGLADLASTGRYAVADEDLTARVLLAALTEAGLSAASASDPDAALEQARALAAQLLRGLRSDATT; from the coding sequence GTGACTGGCAAGTCGAGGCGCGAGGAGTACGCCGCTCAGACGCGTGCCGCGGTCATCGCCGCCGCCGTCGAGCTGTTCGCGGACAAGGGGTACGCCGCGACAACGATGGACGCCGTGGCGGCGCAGGCGCGCGTGGCCAAGGGCGGGGTCTACCACCACTTCGCGAACAAGGCTGAGCTGTTCGAAGCGACGTTCATCGCGATGGAGGAGCGCCTGCTCGGCCGGGTGATGACCGTCATCGAGTCCACGCCGGACACCGAGCAGATGGTCGTCGCGGGGATCGACACCTTTCTCACCGAGTGCTTCCAGCCGCAGTTCCGCCGGATCGTGCTCGAGGAGGCGCCGGCCGCTCTCGGCTGGCAACGATTCAAGGAGATCGACGAGAGCTTCTTTCTCGGCCTGATGAAGGGAGGCCTCGCCGACCTGGCGAGCACCGGCCGCTACGCCGTCGCCGACGAAGACCTCACCGCTCGGGTCCTGCTCGCCGCCCTCACCGAGGCCGGACTGTCGGCAGCCAGTGCGTCCGACCCGGACGCCGCGCTCGAGCAGGCGCGGGCGCTGGCTGCTCAGCTGCTCCGCGGTCTGCGAAGCGACGCGACGACATGA
- a CDS encoding alpha/beta hydrolase, with the protein MSQMRVHSVAIPAGRIEVHEVGDGAPLLFLHGALAGWQVWQPVAQPLAARGFRVIMPTLPMGAHRTPMRPRADLTPPGLARLVADLVAAMGLQAPTLVSTDTGTAIAQLVLTRHPGVAGGAVMTSGDCFRHFFPPLFRHLQALGYAPGLLARVGKATRHEATRRSPLGFGLLTHAGVSDEVALDWTESLITDREVRRDAAAVLRGINTRHTMAAAKALPAVEVPVMLVWGEDDRAFPVKLARRLAALIPDCRLETVPGSQAFVSLDKPDVLTELIADFVPVPAGR; encoded by the coding sequence ATGTCCCAGATGCGCGTGCACAGCGTCGCGATCCCGGCGGGTCGGATCGAGGTCCACGAGGTCGGCGACGGGGCGCCGCTGCTGTTCCTGCACGGCGCCCTAGCCGGCTGGCAGGTGTGGCAACCCGTGGCGCAGCCGCTCGCCGCGCGCGGCTTCCGGGTGATCATGCCGACCTTGCCGATGGGTGCGCACCGTACGCCGATGCGGCCCCGCGCCGACCTGACCCCGCCCGGTCTCGCGCGCCTGGTGGCGGACCTGGTCGCTGCCATGGGCCTGCAGGCGCCGACCCTGGTCTCCACCGACACCGGCACCGCGATCGCCCAGCTCGTCCTCACCCGGCATCCGGGCGTCGCAGGCGGCGCGGTCATGACCAGCGGCGACTGCTTCCGCCACTTCTTCCCGCCTCTGTTCCGACACCTGCAAGCGCTGGGCTACGCGCCCGGGCTGCTCGCGCGGGTGGGGAAGGCGACCCGCCACGAGGCCACGCGACGTTCGCCACTCGGCTTCGGCCTGCTCACCCACGCCGGGGTGTCGGACGAGGTGGCGCTCGACTGGACCGAGTCGCTGATCACCGACCGCGAGGTACGCCGTGACGCGGCGGCGGTGCTGCGCGGGATCAACACCCGTCACACGATGGCCGCGGCGAAAGCGCTGCCCGCCGTCGAGGTGCCGGTGATGCTCGTGTGGGGCGAGGACGACCGAGCCTTCCCGGTGAAGCTCGCCCGCCGGCTCGCCGCGCTGATCCCCGACTGCCGGCTGGAGACCGTACCCGGGTCGCAGGCCTTCGTCTCCCTCGACAAGCCGGACGTCCTCACCGAGCTGATCGCCGACTTCGTACCGGTCCCCGCCGGGCGGTAA
- a CDS encoding cellulase family glycosylhydrolase has translation MRRTRRGRWCAVTCVALLAGLLPAAASAGTSAPRHAPRVTWHDATQVPSSDPQLRRRGPFLIDGSGRVVIIHGVNAVYKHAPYVAPATDRGFTARDARFLAANGINGVRLGVLFAGVMPRPGVIDHHYLDRVDRIVKLLAAQHIWVLLDFHQDALNEKFDGEGFPAWAVHDDGLPFVNLGSFFVNDQEPAVEDAYSHIWNDDFDLWRYYTQAWVAVARKWHDQPYLMGYDLFNEPNGGLQMLTCANPLGCPLFDATLERFYNHIRTAIRKVDPHNLVWYEPQFLFNAISASNFTPTGDPVVALSWHDYACTPAFVQSDVVPGDLDCKVNEPRVMDDAAAQIRRMSSGGLMTEFGAGDDLTDLAGLTRDADQHLTGWMYWQYKHWTDPTGGSQEGLFADDARLSTVKTAKLDVLSHPYPQEIAGTPTAISWDPTDKVLTFSYTPRRTSAPTVVFVPRRMHPRRFVATVTGGRVVSGAGTSRIGIAANPSSLRVTVTLRPRRG, from the coding sequence ATGAGGCGCACCCGACGCGGCCGCTGGTGTGCCGTCACGTGTGTCGCCCTGCTCGCTGGCCTGCTGCCCGCCGCCGCGTCGGCAGGTACGTCGGCGCCGCGCCACGCCCCTCGCGTCACTTGGCACGACGCCACGCAGGTCCCCTCGTCGGATCCGCAGCTTCGCCGGCGCGGACCGTTCCTGATCGACGGGTCCGGCCGAGTCGTGATCATCCACGGCGTCAACGCGGTCTACAAGCACGCTCCGTACGTCGCCCCCGCCACCGACCGCGGGTTCACCGCGCGCGACGCGAGGTTCCTCGCCGCCAACGGCATCAACGGTGTACGACTCGGCGTCCTGTTTGCCGGCGTCATGCCCCGACCCGGCGTGATCGACCACCACTACCTCGACCGGGTCGACCGGATCGTGAAGCTGCTCGCGGCTCAGCACATCTGGGTGCTGCTCGACTTCCATCAGGACGCCCTCAACGAGAAGTTCGACGGCGAGGGCTTCCCGGCCTGGGCGGTCCACGACGACGGGCTGCCGTTCGTCAACCTCGGCTCGTTCTTCGTCAACGACCAGGAACCCGCGGTCGAGGACGCCTACTCCCACATCTGGAACGACGACTTCGATCTGTGGCGCTACTACACCCAGGCCTGGGTGGCCGTTGCCAGGAAGTGGCACGACCAGCCCTACCTCATGGGCTACGACCTGTTCAACGAGCCCAACGGCGGCCTCCAGATGCTGACCTGCGCCAACCCGCTCGGCTGCCCCCTCTTCGACGCGACCCTCGAACGCTTCTACAACCACATCCGTACCGCGATTCGCAAGGTCGACCCCCACAACCTCGTCTGGTACGAGCCGCAGTTCCTGTTCAACGCGATCTCGGCGTCCAACTTCACTCCCACCGGGGACCCGGTAGTCGCGCTGTCCTGGCACGACTACGCCTGCACCCCGGCGTTCGTCCAGAGCGACGTCGTGCCGGGCGACCTGGACTGCAAGGTCAACGAACCGAGGGTCATGGACGACGCCGCGGCGCAGATCAGGCGCATGAGCAGCGGCGGCCTGATGACCGAGTTCGGCGCCGGCGACGACCTGACCGACCTTGCCGGCCTGACGCGGGACGCCGACCAGCACCTGACCGGCTGGATGTACTGGCAGTACAAGCATTGGACCGACCCGACCGGCGGATCACAGGAGGGGCTGTTCGCCGACGACGCGCGCCTGTCGACGGTCAAGACGGCGAAGCTCGACGTGTTGTCGCACCCCTATCCGCAGGAGATCGCAGGTACGCCGACCGCGATCTCGTGGGACCCGACCGACAAGGTGCTGACGTTCAGCTACACCCCTCGCCGAACGAGCGCACCGACCGTCGTGTTCGTCCCGCGACGGATGCACCCACGACGGTTCGTCGCGACGGTCACCGGCGGCCGGGTCGTGAGCGGTGCCGGCACCAGCCGCATCGGCATCGCGGCGAACCCGTCATCGCTGCGCGTCACCGTCACGCTGCGGCCGCGGCGCGGCTGA
- a CDS encoding cytochrome c oxidase assembly protein: MLSPLTPGRFVSAWHFDPWVAAACVVVSAPYLAGVRRLRARGEAWPMVRVAAFGVLGIGVLVVATMSALAVYSPVLLWPMALRVTLLLTIVPVGLGLGDPIGLVSALLSPAGAARWQGLLRSLPVRILTFPAVSPVLAIATQFLVFFTGYFGAAQHSAIVMRLLELQLVVTGCLFALPLLGVEVLPSWCTQPVRMTFAAMDGLLDAIPGIAVMTNGALVAHHFYATVHRSWGPTRSWDQTIAGGLMLTVAEVVAVPFVAILYGAWIKEDTHYAKAIDAALDSAEARTRAATPADEEPVTDRPWWEVDPGPLADRANRYGWRRPER, from the coding sequence GTGCTGTCACCGCTGACTCCAGGACGCTTCGTCAGCGCGTGGCATTTCGATCCGTGGGTGGCCGCGGCGTGCGTGGTCGTCTCCGCGCCGTACCTGGCCGGCGTACGGCGGCTGCGGGCGCGCGGTGAGGCGTGGCCGATGGTCCGCGTTGCCGCGTTCGGCGTGCTCGGGATCGGCGTGCTGGTCGTGGCGACGATGTCCGCACTTGCGGTGTACTCCCCGGTCCTGCTGTGGCCGATGGCGCTGCGGGTCACCCTCCTGCTCACCATCGTGCCGGTCGGACTCGGGCTCGGCGACCCGATCGGACTGGTGTCGGCGTTGCTCTCGCCGGCCGGGGCGGCCCGATGGCAAGGCTTGCTGCGCAGCCTGCCGGTCCGCATCCTGACCTTCCCCGCGGTGTCGCCGGTCCTGGCCATCGCCACCCAGTTCCTGGTGTTCTTCACCGGCTACTTCGGCGCCGCCCAGCACAGCGCCATCGTCATGCGTCTGCTGGAGCTTCAGCTTGTCGTCACCGGCTGCCTGTTCGCGCTGCCGCTGCTCGGCGTGGAGGTGTTGCCGAGCTGGTGCACCCAGCCGGTGCGCATGACGTTCGCCGCAATGGACGGGCTGCTCGACGCGATTCCCGGCATCGCGGTGATGACGAACGGGGCGTTGGTGGCGCACCACTTCTACGCAACCGTCCACCGCTCCTGGGGGCCGACCCGGTCGTGGGACCAGACGATCGCCGGCGGGCTGATGCTGACGGTCGCCGAGGTCGTCGCGGTGCCGTTCGTGGCGATCCTGTACGGCGCATGGATCAAGGAGGACACCCACTACGCCAAGGCCATCGACGCCGCACTCGACAGCGCCGAGGCGCGCACCCGGGCAGCCACCCCCGCCGACGAGGAGCCGGTGACGGACCGACCGTGGTGGGAGGTGGATCCGGGGCCGCTGGCCGACCGGGCGAACCGCTACGGCTGGCGCCGACCGGAACGCTGA